A genome region from Anastrepha ludens isolate Willacy chromosome 3, idAnaLude1.1, whole genome shotgun sequence includes the following:
- the LOC128856308 gene encoding platelet-activating factor acetylhydrolase IB subunit beta homolog: MNPCAVPTQRPDVDGDERWICIHRRFISECREKDPDVIFLGDCVLETLQDTETWNQYFAPMHCLNFSIRGDRTENVLWRVENGELDNVKPKIIVLHVGTNNIENSAEQIAEGIVEIVHRIRAKLPGTYIVLPTLLPRGHLPNKLREKNAEVNRIVKEKVIGLNQVQTVCIDKGLLQTDNTISHHDMFDYKNLTNSGAKKAFEPVHDLLSQILNENEPEKDLTPSE; encoded by the exons ATGAACCCCTGTGCTGTACCAACGCAACGCCCAGACGTGGATGGCGACGAGCGCTGGATTTG caTTCATCGTCGCTTCATTTCCGAATGTCGTGAGAAAGATCCTGACGTCATATTTCTAGGGGATTGTGTGTTAGAAACACTGCAGGATACCGAGACATGGAATCAATATTTTGCACCAATGCATTGCCTTAACTTTAGTATACGCGGCGATCGAACGGAAAATGTGCTGTGGCGCGTAGAAAATGGGGAACTGGACAATGTTAAACCCAAG ATTATTGTGTTGCATGTGGGtacaaataacattgaaaaCAGTGCTGAACAGATAGCAGAAGGCATTGTTGAAATAGTACATAGAATACGAGCGAAACTACCGGGCACATATATCGTATTACCa actTTACTGCCTCGTGGCCATCTACCGAATAAGCTGAGAGAGAAAAACGCCGAAGTAAACCGAATTGTTAAGGAAAAGGTGATCGGACTGAATCAGGTGCAAACGGTTTGCATCGACAAAGGTCTGTTGCAAACAGACAATACCATTAGTCATCATGATATGTTCGATTATAAGAACTTGACGAATAGTGGAGCGAAAAAAGCCTTTGAACCGGTACACGATTTGCTTTCACAAATTTTGAATGAGAACGAACCGGAAAAAGATCTTACTCCATCGGAATAG